In Mycolicibacterium mucogenicum DSM 44124, the following are encoded in one genomic region:
- a CDS encoding helix-turn-helix transcriptional regulator, with protein sequence MTRPQSPMVGRGELTRLVNEVASGAPDAPQAVILAGEPGIGKSALLRHAVAAPALRDATILFAGGSEPDHVRPFTALTELLWPISDRIADLPAPMRDALQDIVNGNAGAAGHGPALVQQAVLALVAIAAGDRLLVIVLDDFDRFEPDSRQVLTYVIGRVPHLAVRVLISARRVDLLNELDRSVKVVDVGPLTDSAAAELIESQSLVPDASVRGEIIRWSGGNPLALIESARFYGKSGSLRFRVNHMVGPGFAHALFVQQLSELPADARRLTLFAAAGAGYETIDTITAAAGFGADLQRWEPALERSLVTVTEDRRVRFSHTLLRSVAYSEGDLADRRAAHIALAASPQLDVACRAWHLAAAADGPDETVASLLEQGAERSRQRGGYLEVARALQRAAELSPDSGDAARRFTLASVAANFGGDPSWALALNASAVQRSGDPEIVGHAALTRASVLLQSARPAEAAELVRSALDGEPPANSVLRLALMYTAASAAYYSGELSHRRRLGRWLADSARDILGESSVPTPFPAEAGPVQRAYIAMYADSAGSAHDRPAPWDRRWLHPMPAPVEPFRRLVVGAMAYATEDSELAVTELRAAVEQLKAAGGLRGFTFAIAPLAWGLHDTGRWSELVNLLDETETLCAVYDLALLHAESNVVRAHLLACRGEAGAADAAVDAAARVIADEGGSATRTALAWATGRNALARSDFESAYQALRQMLDADGEPTHVVISHRAIADLAWAGARSGHIDEVRPLVAAIGRQLGSNPPVRLRLLRHQALALTATTHLAERHFRLAVFDPAGDQWPMERARARLHYGEWLRRVRRPAEARTQLTAALEVFDRLDAAPYAQIARAELRAAGVTSSNSGAVSGLDSLTAQERQIVSMAASGLTNPEIGQRLNLSPRTIASHLYNVYPKLGVSRRHQLRDLLGD encoded by the coding sequence ATGACACGTCCGCAATCGCCCATGGTGGGGCGCGGTGAGCTGACGAGGCTCGTCAACGAGGTCGCCTCCGGTGCTCCTGATGCGCCGCAGGCAGTGATCCTGGCCGGCGAGCCGGGCATCGGCAAGTCGGCGCTGCTCCGGCATGCTGTCGCCGCACCGGCTCTGCGAGATGCGACCATCCTCTTTGCCGGAGGCTCGGAGCCGGACCATGTGCGACCGTTCACGGCATTGACCGAGCTGCTCTGGCCCATCTCCGATCGCATCGCAGACCTGCCGGCGCCGATGCGGGATGCCTTGCAGGACATCGTCAATGGCAATGCCGGTGCCGCCGGGCACGGCCCGGCGCTGGTACAGCAGGCAGTACTGGCCCTGGTAGCAATTGCGGCCGGTGATCGACTGCTGGTGATCGTGCTCGACGACTTCGACCGATTCGAGCCGGATTCCCGCCAGGTGCTCACATATGTGATCGGCCGGGTACCGCACCTCGCGGTCAGAGTGCTGATCAGCGCACGGCGAGTGGACTTGCTGAACGAGCTTGATCGTTCGGTCAAGGTGGTGGATGTTGGTCCACTCACCGATTCCGCGGCCGCGGAGCTGATCGAGTCCCAGTCGCTGGTGCCCGACGCAAGTGTGCGCGGCGAGATCATCCGCTGGTCCGGCGGTAATCCGTTGGCCCTCATCGAATCTGCGCGGTTCTACGGCAAGTCGGGTTCGCTGCGTTTCCGGGTCAACCACATGGTCGGGCCCGGATTCGCGCACGCGCTGTTCGTCCAGCAGTTGTCCGAGCTGCCCGCGGATGCGCGCCGGTTGACGTTGTTCGCCGCGGCGGGTGCCGGTTACGAGACCATCGACACCATCACCGCCGCCGCCGGTTTCGGCGCAGACCTACAGCGGTGGGAACCGGCCTTGGAACGATCTCTGGTGACGGTGACCGAGGATAGGCGGGTGCGGTTCAGCCACACCCTGCTGCGCAGTGTGGCCTACAGCGAAGGAGATCTGGCTGATCGCCGTGCCGCCCACATTGCCCTGGCGGCCTCGCCGCAATTGGACGTAGCCTGCCGCGCTTGGCATTTGGCGGCCGCGGCGGACGGTCCCGACGAGACCGTCGCGTCGCTGTTGGAGCAGGGGGCGGAACGGTCGCGGCAGCGGGGTGGCTACCTGGAAGTGGCCAGGGCCCTGCAGCGTGCTGCGGAATTGAGTCCTGATTCCGGAGATGCGGCCCGGCGGTTCACGCTCGCCTCGGTGGCAGCCAATTTCGGCGGTGACCCATCGTGGGCGCTCGCGCTGAATGCCAGTGCGGTGCAGCGCTCAGGGGACCCCGAGATCGTCGGACATGCCGCGTTGACGCGCGCCTCGGTGCTGCTGCAGTCGGCGCGTCCCGCGGAGGCGGCCGAGCTGGTTCGCAGCGCGCTCGACGGTGAACCGCCGGCAAATTCAGTTCTGCGGCTGGCGTTGATGTACACCGCCGCGTCGGCGGCGTACTACTCCGGTGAATTGTCCCACCGTCGCCGCCTGGGCCGCTGGCTCGCGGACTCTGCCCGAGACATACTGGGGGAGAGCAGCGTTCCAACGCCTTTCCCGGCTGAGGCTGGGCCCGTGCAACGGGCGTACATCGCGATGTACGCGGACAGTGCCGGTAGCGCCCACGATCGCCCGGCGCCATGGGACCGGCGGTGGCTGCATCCCATGCCCGCTCCGGTCGAACCGTTCCGCCGCCTCGTCGTGGGGGCGATGGCATACGCCACCGAGGACAGCGAGCTGGCGGTCACCGAGCTGCGGGCAGCGGTCGAGCAGCTCAAGGCTGCCGGTGGTCTGCGCGGATTCACCTTCGCCATCGCGCCTCTGGCGTGGGGGCTACACGACACCGGTCGCTGGTCCGAACTGGTGAACCTGCTCGATGAGACCGAAACTCTCTGTGCTGTCTACGATCTGGCGCTACTGCACGCCGAGAGCAACGTCGTACGTGCGCATCTGCTGGCATGTCGTGGTGAGGCAGGTGCTGCGGACGCCGCCGTCGACGCGGCGGCACGCGTCATCGCCGACGAGGGCGGAAGCGCGACCCGGACCGCATTGGCGTGGGCCACCGGTCGGAACGCCTTGGCCCGCAGCGACTTCGAATCGGCATACCAGGCTTTGCGGCAGATGCTCGACGCCGACGGGGAGCCGACCCATGTCGTCATCTCCCATCGCGCCATCGCCGACCTGGCCTGGGCCGGTGCGCGCAGTGGTCACATCGATGAGGTGAGGCCGCTGGTTGCTGCAATCGGACGACAGCTGGGGTCCAACCCGCCTGTGCGACTACGCCTTTTACGTCACCAGGCGCTCGCCTTGACCGCGACGACGCACCTGGCTGAACGGCATTTCCGCTTGGCCGTGTTCGATCCGGCAGGGGACCAGTGGCCGATGGAGCGCGCACGAGCGCGTCTGCACTACGGCGAATGGCTTCGCCGGGTACGTCGGCCCGCCGAGGCCCGTACCCAGCTCACCGCTGCACTCGAGGTGTTCGATCGACTCGACGCGGCGCCGTACGCACAGATCGCCCGCGCCGAACTACGCGCCGCCGGGGTGACGTCGTCGAATTCCGGGGCGGTATCGGGCTTGGATTCACTGACGGCACAAGAACGTCAGATCGTGTCGATGGCCGCGTCGGGGCTCACCAACCCCGAGATCGGACAACGACTCAATCTGTCACCGCGAACGATCGCGTCCCACCTGTACAACGTCTATCCCAAACTGGGGGTCAGCCGGCGGCACCAACTGCGTGATCTGTTGGGGGACTAG
- a CDS encoding alpha/beta hydrolase translates to MGRDVVLDPTIARLVASMSTPPTLGQLGPQDGRLALREAQRTAIEQPGTEARFHTAPVGPSGLVGFWLVRPHDATGPLPAILYVHGGRFMFGDADTHGRVVGAIAARCRAAVLLPEYSRAPEARYPVALEECFAVLLWARDNADSLGLDPKAIALAGDCAGATIAAAVSMVCKSRGGPRLRAQLLYYPPTDARCEYPSHDTYAEGYLLTSDEQAWYWDQYYDGDPDCPTVSPVRAAVEDLAGLPPTLIVTAEADVVRDEGEAFADRLRSAGVPVTCTRYLGTVHDFVVLTQLSDTPSARAALDQGVSFLNQAIHR, encoded by the coding sequence GTGGGTCGAGACGTGGTGCTGGATCCGACGATTGCGCGCCTGGTCGCGTCAATGTCGACACCGCCGACGCTGGGACAGTTGGGGCCGCAGGACGGCCGGTTGGCCCTGCGGGAAGCACAGCGAACGGCCATCGAGCAGCCGGGTACCGAGGCCCGGTTCCATACCGCGCCCGTGGGTCCGTCGGGGTTGGTGGGATTTTGGCTGGTTCGTCCGCACGATGCGACCGGCCCGCTGCCGGCAATCCTGTATGTGCATGGTGGTCGGTTCATGTTCGGCGATGCGGACACGCACGGACGCGTCGTCGGGGCGATCGCCGCGCGGTGCCGGGCTGCCGTACTGCTTCCCGAGTACAGCCGGGCGCCGGAAGCGCGGTACCCGGTTGCGCTGGAGGAGTGCTTTGCCGTTCTGTTGTGGGCCCGCGACAACGCGGACTCATTGGGCCTTGATCCGAAAGCGATTGCCCTGGCCGGTGATTGCGCCGGCGCGACGATCGCAGCGGCGGTCAGCATGGTGTGCAAGTCCCGCGGTGGCCCGCGGTTGCGCGCGCAGCTGCTGTACTATCCGCCAACTGATGCACGGTGTGAATACCCGTCCCACGACACGTACGCGGAGGGTTATCTGCTGACCAGCGATGAGCAGGCCTGGTATTGGGATCAGTACTACGACGGTGATCCCGACTGCCCCACCGTATCTCCGGTTCGCGCAGCGGTGGAGGACCTCGCGGGATTGCCACCGACGCTGATCGTCACCGCGGAAGCTGATGTGGTGCGCGATGAAGGCGAAGCGTTCGCAGATCGGCTGCGTTCGGCAGGTGTACCGGTGACCTGTACCCGCTACCTCGGAACGGTGCACGACTTCGTGGTGCTGACCCAGCTCAGTGACACGCCGTCGGCGCGGGCGGCGCTCGATCAGGGTGTGTCGTTCCTCAATCAAGCGATCCACCGATGA
- a CDS encoding ABC transporter permease: MRGAEPLLTPMLIIVCVVMALAAAAVNRLALNGSVWEAPSAAVRAALQLAAVSTVLAVALQRVWSSMLVLVVMFIVASITAARRSQAHHGAWWLTVALAAGMVMVIPLLTLSGVVPFTGVAVVPVFGIVLGGTMTASAVAARRALDALTQRAGEVEAALSLGLSERFSRMLVIERPLSDALLPNLDQTRTAGLVTLPGAFVGVLLATGSAAQAAAVQVLVLVSLLLAQVCGVAVVGELVVRGRITRQTVTSAAPDQRRKCHRIKTIGASTGVSGARVLPRQRR, from the coding sequence ATGCGCGGCGCCGAACCACTGCTGACACCCATGCTCATCATCGTTTGTGTGGTGATGGCCCTCGCGGCGGCCGCGGTGAACCGCTTGGCGCTCAACGGATCAGTGTGGGAGGCGCCGAGCGCCGCGGTGCGTGCAGCACTGCAGCTGGCGGCAGTGTCGACCGTGCTCGCAGTCGCATTGCAGCGGGTGTGGTCGTCGATGCTGGTTCTGGTGGTGATGTTCATCGTCGCCTCGATTACTGCCGCTCGTCGCAGTCAGGCGCATCACGGCGCCTGGTGGCTGACCGTCGCCCTCGCCGCCGGCATGGTCATGGTGATTCCCCTGCTGACGCTCAGCGGTGTGGTGCCGTTCACTGGCGTCGCGGTGGTGCCCGTGTTCGGCATCGTGCTGGGCGGAACGATGACCGCATCAGCGGTGGCGGCGCGGCGTGCCCTCGATGCGCTGACCCAGCGTGCCGGTGAGGTTGAAGCGGCTCTCAGTCTTGGTCTGTCGGAACGTTTCTCGCGGATGTTGGTCATCGAGCGGCCGCTGTCGGACGCCCTGCTGCCCAACCTTGATCAAACTCGCACCGCCGGACTCGTCACGCTTCCCGGGGCATTCGTCGGCGTGCTGCTGGCGACCGGCTCGGCCGCACAGGCGGCGGCGGTTCAGGTCCTGGTACTGGTCTCACTCTTACTCGCGCAGGTCTGCGGCGTCGCAGTCGTCGGGGAACTCGTGGTCCGAGGCAGGATCACGCGGCAAACCGTTACTTCCGCAGCCCCGGATCAACGACGGAAGTGTCACCGCATCAAGACAATTGGGGCAAGCACCGGGGTCAGCGGCGCCCGAGTCCTTCCGAGGCAGCGGCGATGA
- a CDS encoding glutamate synthase-related protein — MTSELTTAVPVAALTELAEGTPTAARVSGVDLVLVRRGDDVQALYGRCAHRGALMSDGRVEGDLLVCGVHGWRYEIGTGVAPVNPAVALATFPAWVSDGSVYVDQAAVEAYASANPQTYDDDGYQGKWIKPSNTAEEPFVTQIHDWAAHGLNSAHGPTAAMGVPRDLLPSWDSIQIVTAQLARLPLLDDEPVSTQTVVGPAAKRPLILDIPLFVSDMSFGALSEEAKTALAAGAELAGTGICSGEGGMLPEEQQHNSKYFYELASGRFGWSFDRLRQVQAFHFKGGQGAKTGTGGHLPGNKVVGKIAEVRGLAPGTAAISPARFPDWTSLQPFQEFAAQVRETSGGIPVGYKMSAQHIERDIDAALQIGVDYLILDGRGGGTGAAPTIFRDNISVPTIPALARARRHLDRSQAGHVTLAVTGGVRTPADMVKALALGADAIGLSNAALQAIGCVGMRACNTNTCPSGIATQDPRLRARLPIPAGAQRLNRFLRAAVDLMVVLARACGHRNLADFDIDDLVTFDRDFAYLSGVPYAGAIPL; from the coding sequence ATGACCTCTGAGCTCACCACGGCGGTGCCCGTCGCCGCGCTCACCGAGTTGGCCGAAGGCACGCCGACGGCCGCCAGGGTTTCCGGTGTGGACCTCGTCCTGGTCCGCCGGGGAGACGACGTCCAGGCGCTGTACGGGCGTTGCGCGCACCGCGGGGCACTGATGTCCGACGGCCGCGTCGAGGGCGACCTACTCGTCTGCGGCGTGCACGGCTGGCGCTACGAGATCGGGACCGGAGTCGCGCCCGTCAACCCCGCTGTCGCGCTGGCGACCTTCCCGGCGTGGGTATCCGATGGTTCGGTCTACGTCGACCAAGCCGCGGTTGAGGCGTACGCCTCGGCCAACCCGCAGACCTACGACGACGACGGCTACCAAGGCAAGTGGATCAAACCGTCCAACACCGCCGAAGAACCCTTCGTCACGCAGATCCACGACTGGGCGGCGCACGGACTGAACAGCGCACATGGTCCGACGGCGGCCATGGGTGTGCCGCGCGATCTGCTGCCCTCCTGGGACTCGATCCAGATCGTCACCGCGCAACTGGCGCGGCTGCCGCTGCTCGACGACGAACCGGTGAGCACACAGACGGTGGTCGGCCCGGCAGCCAAGAGACCGCTGATACTCGACATCCCCTTGTTCGTCAGCGACATGAGCTTCGGTGCGCTGTCCGAGGAAGCCAAGACGGCTCTGGCCGCCGGCGCCGAACTGGCCGGAACCGGCATCTGCTCAGGTGAGGGCGGCATGCTTCCCGAAGAGCAGCAACATAATTCGAAGTACTTCTACGAGCTCGCGTCGGGCAGATTCGGGTGGAGTTTCGACCGGCTCCGCCAGGTGCAGGCCTTCCACTTCAAAGGCGGTCAAGGGGCCAAGACCGGCACCGGCGGACACCTGCCCGGAAACAAGGTGGTCGGCAAGATCGCCGAGGTGCGCGGGCTCGCGCCGGGGACCGCGGCCATCTCGCCGGCACGCTTCCCGGACTGGACGTCATTGCAGCCGTTCCAAGAGTTCGCCGCGCAAGTCCGTGAAACCTCCGGCGGTATCCCGGTGGGATACAAGATGAGCGCACAACACATCGAACGCGACATCGACGCCGCCCTTCAGATCGGGGTCGACTACCTCATCCTCGACGGCCGTGGCGGCGGAACCGGTGCTGCACCAACGATATTCCGCGACAACATCTCCGTGCCGACCATCCCGGCGCTGGCCCGCGCCCGCCGGCACCTCGACCGGTCACAAGCCGGACATGTCACGCTGGCAGTCACCGGAGGTGTCCGAACCCCGGCCGACATGGTCAAAGCACTCGCGTTGGGCGCCGACGCCATCGGTCTGTCCAATGCGGCCCTGCAAGCGATCGGTTGCGTCGGCATGCGCGCGTGCAACACCAACACCTGCCCGTCCGGCATCGCCACGCAAGATCCCCGACTACGTGCCCGACTGCCCATACCGGCTGGTGCGCAACGCCTGAACCGGTTCCTGCGGGCGGCAGTCGATCTGATGGTGGTCCTGGCGCGCGCATGTGGCCACCGGAATCTTGCCGACTTCGACATCGACGATCTCGTCACCTTCGACCGCGACTTCGCCTACCTGAGCGGAGTCCCCTACGCAGGAGCCATCCCACTGTGA
- a CDS encoding MerR family transcriptional regulator — MRIGELARRTGVSERSLRYYEQRGLLASDRTPTGQREYVDAAVDRVIHIQELFAAGLGSESIAKLLPCMRDADGGPAETATPRLVEDLVAERSRLEKQIRELTSRRAVLDDVIAAASEGLGRR, encoded by the coding sequence ATGCGCATTGGCGAGCTGGCGCGGCGAACGGGTGTGAGTGAGCGGTCGTTGCGCTACTACGAGCAACGAGGGCTACTGGCCTCTGATCGCACTCCCACCGGGCAACGCGAGTATGTGGACGCCGCCGTCGACCGGGTCATCCATATCCAGGAACTGTTCGCGGCGGGCCTGGGTAGTGAGAGCATCGCCAAACTGCTGCCATGCATGCGTGATGCGGACGGCGGCCCCGCCGAGACGGCCACGCCGCGTCTGGTCGAGGATCTCGTTGCCGAGCGCTCGCGGCTGGAGAAGCAGATCCGCGAGCTGACGAGTCGCCGAGCGGTTCTCGACGACGTCATCGCCGCTGCCTCGGAAGGACTCGGGCGCCGCTGA
- a CDS encoding polysaccharide deacetylase family protein, with protein sequence MTARDHEPPFVYTPITERPPLRWPGGAKVAVYLGLNIEQFLPDEPSTSIWPGTAELRPDPLNYGWRDYGARVGIWRTIEALDTHQVRPSVLVNSNVIDAYPQIVAAGLDRNWVWLAHGRTNSKLHTAMTVEDERRELRHITETIAAATRQRPNGWMGPGLTETHHTPELLAELGYRYVLDWTNDDQPYRLTVPGMLSVPYSVELNDLLLFSKGYTGAEFVQIVVDQYEQLRADSTSGGRVLALALHPFVIGQPFRHKYLEEVLRYLSAQPDAWLTTSDEIADHFLTQENHQ encoded by the coding sequence ATGACCGCTCGGGACCACGAACCGCCGTTCGTCTACACGCCGATCACCGAACGCCCGCCACTGCGCTGGCCGGGCGGCGCCAAGGTCGCGGTGTACCTCGGATTGAACATCGAGCAGTTCCTCCCCGACGAACCATCGACGAGCATCTGGCCAGGCACCGCGGAGTTGCGCCCCGACCCCCTCAACTACGGGTGGCGGGATTACGGCGCGCGCGTCGGCATCTGGCGGACCATCGAAGCGCTTGACACGCACCAGGTCCGGCCCAGTGTTCTGGTGAACTCCAACGTGATTGATGCCTATCCGCAAATCGTTGCCGCGGGGCTGGACCGCAATTGGGTGTGGCTGGCACACGGACGCACGAACTCGAAGCTGCACACCGCCATGACGGTCGAGGACGAGCGCCGCGAACTGCGTCACATCACGGAAACGATCGCCGCAGCGACGCGTCAGCGACCGAACGGATGGATGGGACCGGGGCTCACCGAGACCCACCACACCCCCGAGTTGCTGGCTGAACTGGGTTACCGCTACGTGCTCGACTGGACAAACGACGACCAGCCCTACCGGCTGACCGTGCCGGGCATGCTCAGCGTTCCCTATTCGGTCGAACTGAACGACCTACTGCTCTTCTCGAAGGGCTACACCGGCGCCGAATTCGTCCAGATCGTGGTCGACCAATATGAACAGCTGCGCGCCGATTCGACCTCAGGCGGCCGCGTGTTGGCTCTCGCGCTGCACCCGTTCGTGATCGGCCAGCCGTTTCGCCACAAGTACCTCGAAGAGGTGCTGCGCTACCTGTCCGCCCAACCAGACGCATGGCTCACCACCAGCGACGAAATCGCCGACCACTTCCTGACGCAGGAGAACCACCAGTAG
- a CDS encoding XdhC family protein: MRNEVVLQWVYDRYQRGEDVLVATVIETFARSPYPVGSMMAFDRHARFEGSVSSGCVEADLYECARAVFEDHRGTLAGIGCQVVEFDSGRPEGDLLESSGPCHGTLRIAFHPVTPLHFPEFGTLVAAVRGGRPAWTFLNLQTGHTSLTRLDDSPSFRAHHEPPPRMLIFGSSDIATGLAALALRVNYAVTVCDPRSAFLSAERFGPGVALVRDWPDRYLRQERTDGRVDAETAIVDLSHDDRFSIPVLAEALDSRRWSAGAQPRFVGALGSKSRSVRKRQALCQQGLRSDDVNRLQAPIGLDLGGRDAADIALSILAQVVATAKGGSGLPLAGCAIAREPRRS; encoded by the coding sequence ATGAGAAATGAAGTTGTACTCCAATGGGTTTACGACAGATACCAGCGCGGAGAAGACGTTCTTGTCGCCACCGTCATAGAGACCTTTGCCCGGTCTCCCTATCCGGTCGGGTCGATGATGGCCTTCGATCGGCACGCCCGCTTCGAGGGCAGCGTCTCCTCGGGCTGCGTCGAGGCCGATCTCTACGAGTGCGCGCGGGCCGTGTTCGAAGATCATCGGGGAACATTGGCTGGGATTGGTTGCCAGGTAGTGGAGTTCGACTCGGGCCGGCCCGAGGGTGATCTGTTGGAGTCGTCGGGGCCTTGCCATGGAACTCTCCGGATCGCCTTCCATCCGGTGACGCCACTCCATTTTCCAGAGTTCGGCACGCTTGTCGCAGCGGTGCGCGGGGGCCGCCCCGCCTGGACCTTCCTCAACCTGCAGACCGGCCACACATCCCTTACCCGGCTTGATGATTCGCCGTCGTTTCGTGCTCATCACGAACCGCCGCCGCGCATGCTGATCTTCGGTAGTAGCGACATTGCGACCGGTCTGGCGGCACTGGCGCTGCGGGTGAACTATGCCGTGACGGTCTGCGATCCCCGATCGGCGTTCCTGTCCGCGGAGCGCTTCGGACCCGGGGTGGCGCTGGTTCGGGACTGGCCGGACCGCTACCTCCGTCAGGAGCGGACCGATGGACGTGTCGACGCCGAGACGGCCATCGTGGATTTGTCGCACGACGATCGGTTCTCGATACCGGTGCTGGCAGAGGCGCTGGATTCGCGGCGGTGGAGCGCCGGCGCACAACCGCGGTTTGTGGGTGCGCTCGGGTCGAAGAGTCGGTCGGTGCGTAAGCGTCAGGCCTTGTGCCAACAAGGATTACGGTCCGATGATGTGAACCGCCTTCAGGCGCCGATCGGGCTGGACCTGGGTGGTCGCGACGCGGCAGACATCGCGCTGTCGATTCTGGCTCAGGTGGTGGCCACGGCCAAAGGCGGTAGCGGCCTGCCGTTGGCTGGGTGCGCAATCGCCAGGGAACCAAGGCGGTCGTGA
- a CDS encoding thiamine pyrophosphate-dependent enzyme: MTEQDLNWHKAVDAGQLDDGEVAMCPVGIKTVALTKLDGRYGAIDNRCPHQGGPLGQGTLENDKIRCPWHGFDFDPFTGEAAGGPDFNVRTYPVEVRDDGIYVGTPPPAEHPRTVSDVLVETMTNWGVDTVFGMVGHSNLGVAEALHRAETDGKLRYFGIRHEGAAAFAAAAYGKLTGRPAACFGIAGPGSTNLLTGLYDAKSDRAPVLALSGNVDSSVAGKGAFQDIDLLAAFADVSVYSAMVRSGSDHAELMTMALKHAILERGVGHLVLPDEVQILEAPGQKASGPQGRMPDLRVPPPAAALQQALDLIATSTRPLIVVGAGAKFDMPAVIDLAERLNAPVLTTFKAKGQISDAHPLACGVLGRSGTPVASWMMNKADLLLVFGASFSNHTGISPYKPIIQVDTDPMMLGRFRPVAAPVLGDVGVTATAMLAGLGPNAALVDQRPEVAERWAVWRAEKARRAVKHPDGRVAAATVFEELSRLAPANAVLAVDVGNHAYSFGRYFETAEQSVLMSGYLGSIGFGFPAAMGAWAAAPDRPIIAITGDGGFGQYLADFTTAVKYHMNITHILLNNGELAKISEEQRGAEYAVWQTSLLNPDFAAYARSCGGYGRRVADPTEVAPAIAEALEHPGPAMVEIITDPSTH, encoded by the coding sequence GTGACCGAGCAAGATCTGAACTGGCACAAGGCCGTCGACGCCGGCCAGCTCGACGACGGCGAAGTGGCGATGTGCCCCGTCGGGATCAAGACGGTGGCCCTGACGAAACTCGACGGCCGATACGGAGCCATCGACAACCGGTGTCCCCACCAGGGCGGCCCGCTGGGTCAAGGCACGCTCGAGAACGACAAGATCCGTTGCCCCTGGCACGGTTTCGACTTCGACCCCTTCACCGGCGAGGCCGCCGGCGGTCCCGACTTCAATGTCCGCACGTATCCGGTCGAGGTCCGTGACGACGGCATCTACGTCGGTACTCCACCGCCGGCCGAGCACCCTCGCACGGTCAGCGATGTACTGGTGGAAACGATGACCAACTGGGGTGTCGACACCGTCTTCGGTATGGTCGGCCACTCGAATCTCGGGGTCGCCGAAGCCTTGCACCGTGCCGAAACTGACGGCAAACTGCGGTATTTCGGCATCCGGCACGAAGGGGCCGCAGCGTTCGCGGCAGCCGCTTACGGCAAGCTCACCGGCCGGCCCGCTGCCTGTTTCGGCATCGCCGGTCCCGGCTCCACGAACCTGCTCACCGGTCTCTACGACGCGAAATCCGACCGTGCCCCAGTGCTGGCCCTGTCAGGCAACGTGGACTCCTCGGTGGCGGGCAAAGGCGCTTTCCAAGACATCGACCTGCTCGCGGCATTCGCCGATGTGTCCGTCTACTCGGCCATGGTGCGTTCGGGCTCCGACCACGCCGAACTGATGACCATGGCCCTCAAGCACGCCATCCTCGAGCGCGGCGTCGGACACCTCGTGCTTCCTGACGAGGTGCAGATCCTCGAGGCTCCGGGCCAGAAAGCCTCTGGGCCCCAAGGCCGTATGCCCGACCTCCGGGTGCCACCTCCGGCGGCCGCGCTACAGCAGGCCCTCGACCTGATCGCGACATCGACCAGACCGCTGATCGTCGTCGGCGCCGGCGCGAAGTTCGACATGCCGGCTGTCATCGACCTCGCCGAACGCTTGAACGCGCCGGTACTCACGACCTTCAAGGCCAAGGGGCAGATCTCGGACGCCCACCCCCTTGCGTGTGGCGTGCTGGGACGGTCGGGGACCCCCGTCGCGTCGTGGATGATGAACAAGGCCGATCTGCTGCTGGTGTTCGGCGCCTCGTTCTCGAACCACACCGGAATCTCGCCATACAAGCCGATCATCCAGGTGGACACCGATCCCATGATGCTCGGCCGGTTCCGGCCCGTCGCGGCTCCGGTGCTGGGCGACGTGGGCGTCACCGCCACCGCCATGCTGGCCGGCCTTGGCCCCAACGCCGCGCTGGTGGACCAGCGTCCCGAGGTCGCCGAACGCTGGGCGGTCTGGCGGGCCGAGAAAGCCCGGCGCGCCGTCAAGCATCCAGACGGACGAGTAGCTGCCGCAACGGTTTTCGAAGAACTCAGCCGCCTGGCCCCGGCGAACGCCGTCCTGGCCGTCGATGTCGGCAATCACGCCTACTCGTTCGGGCGCTACTTCGAGACCGCCGAGCAGTCGGTACTCATGTCCGGCTACCTCGGCTCGATCGGGTTCGGATTCCCCGCGGCGATGGGCGCCTGGGCCGCCGCTCCGGACCGGCCCATCATCGCGATCACCGGTGACGGCGGCTTCGGTCAATATCTCGCCGACTTCACCACGGCGGTGAAATACCACATGAACATCACCCACATCCTGCTCAACAACGGTGAGCTCGCAAAGATCAGCGAAGAGCAGCGCGGCGCCGAGTACGCGGTTTGGCAGACATCACTGCTCAACCCGGACTTCGCCGCGTACGCCAGGAGCTGCGGTGGCTACGGTCGTCGCGTCGCCGATCCGACGGAGGTCGCCCCAGCCATCGCAGAGGCACTCGAGCACCCGGGCCCGGCGATGGTGGAGATCATCACCGACCCCAGTACGCACTAG